CCGTCTACCTAATCGGCCGCAGCCACATCCTATAGCGCCGGAGCGTTTCCGGCCCCCTGTGTTCAAACGTGGGGGCGTTATCCAGTATTAGCCTCAGTTTCCCGAGGTTATGCTGGTCTATAGGGTAGTTTGGCCACGTGTTACTGAGCTTTCCGCTACGAATCTAAGTTCGTGCAACTAGCATGGCTAAATCGAACTCCAATAGCAATGGCCTCCGGCAGGATCAACCGGAATGGTTTCCGAGCATAAAGCTCGGTGGGTCTGGCGGAGACACTATGCGTAATGCATTGTGTGCTATGTGTCCGTCGTTCGACGACCCCGAACCAACTATCTGGACGGGTGTCACCGAACTACCAGGGCTAACATCAGATTCCATCGTGTACGGCTGACCGCAGGGGTGGAATCCTCATTTCCTTCGGACTTGATTGAAGGCGGAGAAGGGTATTAAACCCTTCGAACCTTCGTTGTCCGAGATTGCGAAGCGGTTTGAACGCTTCGCAGATCGCGTGTGGAGTCTTTCTTCGCGTTCATATCCGACGCCCCGTTTGTACTTAAGGGCGTCGGATTTCGCTCGTCCTCGGCGAGTGTCGCCGAGGGCGCGTGTCACATCCAATCCGAATCGCCTTGTATAGTTAAAGGCACCGGATTGGATGTGTTTTGGGCGTCCCAAACCGCGGGACGCCGCCGACATTACATCCGAATGCTCCTATACACTTAAGGGCATTGGATTGGGTTTTCTTTCGCCCGACTCCGACTTTCAGCCGCGATGGCATGGGAGTCAGGCGGTCACCCGATGGGAGACCACCGTGCGACCTTCGCATTTGTACGAATGGCAGGCATACATTTAAGCCCGTCGAATGAGATGTTCTTTGGGAAGTCTCAGCACGTCACACATGGTAATCGCAGAATAACGACCACGACAGTGTGTTTGTAATGGTTCCATACGCGTGCGAAAGTACACTATAATATATTGTATCAGAGATGTATTGGACGATGAATTTCCGTTCAGTGAGTTTTAGCAACGGATTTCAGCCGAATACAGTTACAATGAACGTACGGGTCTGAGGATACCTCGTACCAACTCAAACGGAACAGCGTTTTCGGGAATCTACTTCTGTCGCGTCACAAAAATCAGCCAAAAGTCGTCCAAAAGAAGAACAGTCATGCCGAACAACTGCTCGCGCGCGTTCTGCTGGAATCCACGAATCCAGAAACTGTAGTATCAATTCGTCACCTGATTCGAACCCGAACCAATATATAGATTCACGGATATAGCCGTAACCGGAGTATCTGAATGTCATCAACATCAGCAGACCACGAGAAAAGCGTCTGTTGCGTCGTCGAATCGTTCGAACAAATCGGGTCGCAGTGGCGACTCGTCGTCCTCCACGACCTCCAAGACGGTGAAAAGCGGTTCAACGAACTCAAACGCTCCACGGGGGCAAGTTCTCGGACACTGTCACGCGTGCTCGACGACCTCGGCGAGATGGGGTTCGTCAGCCGTCGAACAGAGGCCGATGCACCGATTGCGACCTACTACAGTTTGAGCGACAAGGGACATTCGCTCGCCCCTGTTTTCGACGAAATAGGAACGTGGGCCGACGAGTGGCTGTAATTTCGTAAACCTCACAGAGCGAGAACGTGGAGCAGTTGCGATCGGGCTACGAACGAGATGATAGCGTAGCCTCCTCGCCGAGGGGTAGGCTTCCCGGAGACGGGGGCGGATTTCGCCGACGATGTCGGAGTCATACGTCCAAAATCCGTAGAATCGGTTCGGTTCGCGCTCTTCCGCCAACAGAGCACAGTCGGTTGCTCCATCGGGGGCGTCGAAGACCACGAACCACGTTTGTTTGATTTCTTTTTCCTCAGTTGCGTGAATCGCAAGCGAAGATTCCGGAAGGTCACAGTCGAGGGAACCGTAGACGTGTGCCTCACAGCCCGATTCTACGATTTTTTCGTACAGGTTCCACTAGTCGCGCAGAAGCGAGAGTCGCTCGCGAGAATCATTCGGCGCTTACAGTAGGATGTAAACACGGTATCGTCAACGTGCGTAAGCACCTCGGGGTGCGGAAGCGAGTCGAAATCGGTCGTATCGAGCAGTTTCCCTTCGAATGCGAGGGCCTCTCGGCGATCGGAAAGAGGAGACGCAGCGAGATATTCTGCACCCTTGTGGAGGACGGCGAAATCCCGTGGTAGTCTGTCCTCCGTTTGCTCCTGTCGAACCGCGACGTTCTGTACCGCGAAATGAGTCTCGATGTCTTGGAAGGCGTGTTGGGAACGTCCGAATTGAACACCGTGAGCGTCTTCTCACGGGATTCGATACTCCCGAGAATATCCATCAGTGTCATCTGGTATCGGTTCACTGGTAGTAACGGATTGGTGATAAACATTCACCTACAGCAGGGCTAATAGAGTCTGTGCGAACGAATCCCATTCCGAAAGCGACAACTATTCGGCGTATCCGTCCTGAGAACCGATTATGACAACCGGCGTCGTCGTACTCAACTTCGGAGAACCGGCCAAACCGACGCGAGAGAACGTGCTCGGTTATCTGGAGCGCATCTTCATGAACAACGCCGATTTGGAAGGCGACACCACCGAGGAAGAGGCGCGCGAGCGCTCCCGCGAACTCGCCGAACGGCGCGTGTCGAGCCTTATCGAAGAATACGAGGAAATCGGTGGCTCTCCGCTCGACCCGCAGGCGAAAGCACAGGCCGACGCGCTACAGGCCGAACTCGATGAACGAAACCTCGATGCGAAAACCTACGTCGGCATGCAGTTCACCGAACCCTTCATCGCCGACGCGGTGGAACAAGCCCACGAAGATGGCGTGGACGAACTCGTCGGGCTTCCCATCTATCCCCTCTGTGGAGCCTCCACAACGGTCGCTTCGCTCGAAGAGATGACTGACGCCGTCGCCGAATTGGACTGGGACGTTCCGGTTCACGAGGTCACCGGCTGGCACAAACATCCGACCTACAACCGGATTCGAGCGGGCAACATCCAGCAGTACGCCGACGAGCAAGGACTCGACCTCGGTGACGAAGACACCGAACTGGTCTTTTCAGCGCACGGAACCCCAACCCACTATCTGGACGAAGGCAGTCGCTACGACACCTACGTCGATGAGTTCTGTACCGTGATGGCTAGCGAACTCGGCGTCGAATCCTACTCTCTCGGCTTTCAAAACCACGGCAACCGGAGGATTCCATGGACGGAACCCGAAGTCGAAGACGTAGTTACGGAAGTAGACGCAGAACGCGTCGTCATCGAGCCAATCAGCTTCATGCACGAACAGAGCGAGACGCTCTCGGAACTGGACGACGAACTCCGCGAGGAGGCAGAGGAGGTCGGACTGGATTTCTACCGAGTTCCGGTTCCCCACGACGACGAGCGATTTTCCGGCGTCCTCGCCGACCTCGTAGAACCGTTCGTCGCGGATTTCGACCCATCCTACTACCAGTTCCGCCAGTGCCAGTGTAAGGACACGCCGGGCACGATGTGTCTCAACGCCCCATTCAAGCAATGACGGTCGGTATCGTCGGCGGGGGCATCACGGGACTCGCGCTTGCTCATCACCTCGAAAAGGCGAACGTAGAGTACGTCGTGTTCGAATCAGCGGCGGAACCGGGTGGCGTCATCCGGAGCGGACGAGTCGATGGCTATCTGCTGGAGTGGGGACCACAACGACTTCGCAGAACAGAGCCGGTCGATGAACTCATCACCGACCTCGGAATGGACGACGAGGTCATCGAGGCCGGAGAGACGAAACTGTTCGTCTACGCCAACGGAAAACTCCGGCGAGCACCATTCTCAATCGAGGAGTTCGGCACGACCGACCTGCTCTCGTGGCGCGGCAAACTCGACGTGCTGAAAGAACGGGAAACCGACCCAGCAGACCCCGACGAAACCGCGGCGGAGTTGTTCATCCGAAAGTTCGGCGAGGAAGCCTACAGAAACCTCATCGGCCCACTGTTCGGCGGGATTTACGGCTCCGAACCCGAAGAGATGCCCGTCAAGCACGCGCTTTCCGGCGTTCTCCTGATGGAACAGAAGTACGGCGACCTGCTCACCCCGGTTCTCAAGCGCGCGATGGCGGGCGGAACGTCCGCACCCGCGATTTCGTTCGAGGACGGCGTCCAGCGACTTCCAGAAGCGCTCTACGACGCACACGCCGAAAACGTCCACCTCGAAACTGCGGTCACAGAAATTCGGAAATCGGATGACGGCTACCTGCTCGAAACCGACGCAGAAGAGTTCGCCGTGGACGAGATAGTCCTCACCACTGCCGCGGAAGTGAGCGCCGACCTCCTCGATGGCCTCGCCGATTCCGCGGATGCGCTCGCACGCCTGAACTACAACCCCCTCGCGCTGGTTCACCTCCGGGCCGACTGCGACCACGACGGATTCGGCTATCAGGTGCGCCACGACGAAGGACTCGATACCCTCGGCGTCTCGTGGAATGCGAGCATGTTCGACAGGGAAGGAGTGTATACGGTTTTCCTCGGCGGAATGAAGAACCCGGAACTGCTCGAAGAAAGCGAGAAGACGCTCGGCGAAATCGCGCGAACAGAGTTCAACGACGTGATGGACGCGGATGCGGACGTGGTGAGTGTTGCCCGACTCGGCCGAGGATTCCCGGCCTACGACACCTCGTGGGACGCACTCGACGAGTTCGAAACACCCGATGGAATCCACCTTGCAACGAACTACACCGCCAGAATGGGCGTTCCGAGTCGGATTCGGGAAGCAAAGAAGGTGGCGGCGGCGCTGGCCGAGTCGCGCGCGACTCGGCCAGCAGGTCGAAAATAGGGACGAAACACGCCAACCGTTCTCGGCGGAGACTTATAACCGAAAACAAAGCTAGTTCGAGTCAGTGATTCGGATGAACTAGCAGTCGGTTCTCCTTAGCGCTCCACTTCCTTCGCCGCGTCAACGAACGCTTTCGCATTTTCGACGGGCGTGGTTCGGTCGATTCCGTGGCCGAGGTTCAGGATGTGTCCCGAATCGCCCGCTCTCTCGATGACCTCGTGGGTTTTCTCTCGGACGAGTTCCGGGTCGCCGAGCAGATAGGAAGGGTCGAGATTGCCCTGAACGGGTGTATCACCCAGTTTCTCCCGAGCGTCAGCCATGTCGATTGTCCAGTCCAATCCGACCACGTCGGCACCGGATTCTTGAAGCAGGTCGAGTTTGCCGCCGGGATGGCGCGCGAAGACGATGGACGGCACGTCGATAGCGTCGAAAATGCGCTGGTGAAGCGGCAGGACGAACTCCCGGTAGTCGTCCGGCGTCAGCACGCCCGCCCACGTGTCGAACACTTGAACGACATCCGCGCCGTGTTCGACCTGATATTCGACGTACTCACAAACCACGTCGGTGAACGCCTCCAACAGGTCGCGGAAGGCGTCGGGATGGTTAGCTCGAAACCGGCGAATCGGTTTTCGGGAAGTCGGTTCGTCGCCGACGACGTAGGACGCGAGGGTGTACGGCCCGCCAGCGAAGCCGATAATGCTCGTCTGGTCGCCGACGCTGTCCTGCAGTCGGGTGAGCAGTTTCCCGACATAGTCGATTTCGGTGGTTACGTCGCCGGACTCCGTCGGTACGTCGTCCGGACTCGTGACCGGATTCGAAACGACGGGGCCGACGCCGCTTTCGATGTGGTAGTCGAAGCCGAGCGGTTCGAGGACGGTGAGAATGTCCGAGAACATCACTAATCCGTCGGGTTCGAACAATTCCCACGGAAGCAACGTAATACGTTCCGCGACTTCCGGATTTTTGATTGCCTCCTTGAAACTGTACTGTTCGCGGATATCGCGGTACTCCGGGATGTACCGGCCAGCCTGTCGCATCAGCCAAACCGGTGGGCGCTCGGTGCGTTCGCCGCGTGCCGCACGAACCAACAGGTCGCTCATGAGACGAAATTGGTCGGTGACCGTCTAAGCATTTCGACTCTAGAAGACGTTCGTCGCAAAAATACGAAATCGAAAAGCGAATTTCGAACGACTACGCCGAGGCGTCGTAGCCAGCGTCCTCGACGACGGAAACCAGTTCGTTGGTATCCGCGTCACCTTCGACGGTGGCCGTTCCCGCCTCGTGGTCGGCGCTCGCATCAGAAACGCCGGACAGGTCTTCCAGCGCATCGACGACGCTCTGTTCGCAGTGGCCGCAGTTCATTCCATCCACCTGAATCGTGGTTGTCATGCACGCTACTCGTTCCCCATGGGTTTTTTCAGTTTCGGAAGGTGTGAGAGTAGCCGGAGAATTTAACACAGGTTACTAACAGAGGATAATTCATTTATTAAATAAGCGGAAATTGAACCGGTATGGAGGAATACACAGGTCAATCCGGTAATGGTGTGTGATAACGAAAACTGTTTTTATTCTACCACTCCAAAGGGAGTGTAATGCGACAACTCGACGACACCGACCGGGAGATAATCCGGTTGTTGGTAGAGGACGCTCGCCGTCCGTACAACGAAATCGCCGAAACAGTCGGTCTGTCACCGCCGACCGTCTCCGACCGCGTCGAGCGACTGCAAGAAATCGAGGTCATCCGCCGATTCACCGCGGATTTGAATCACGACATCCTTTCCGACGGACTGTCCCTCCTCGTCACCGTCAACGCCAAGCCCGGTCACGTCGGTGGCATTCGGGAATCACTCGCGTCGTTCGACGGCGTCGAACACGTCTTCGTCACTGCCGACGCCCACATCGTCTGCAAGGCAAATTTGCAGGAGCAAGCAATCGAGACACTGTTATCGAATGCCATCGGCGAAGAGGCGGTTCGGGAGTACGACGTGCAACTACTCGTGGACGACGAATGGAATCCACAACCCGGAACTATCGATTTCGCGCCGGACTGCGTGGAATGCGGCAACACCGTCACGGAAGAAGGTGAATCGACCCGAATCGAGGGCGAACTCTATCACTTCTGTTGTTCGTCCTGCAAGGCGCAGTTCTCCGACCGATACGAGCGTCTGCAAGAGGGTGCGACAAACTGATAGAATAGATACAATAATTCGTTTCAGCGAACCGTTTTGATGCCGTGTGACTAGTCAACATCCATGGCAACAGACGAAACGAGCGACTCGGGTGAGCCGGGTACAGACCAATCGTTCGTCCGCGTCGCGGACGCCGACGAACTCAGAGAGGAAGGCCGACTGCTGGTGAACCGAAACGGAAAGTCGTTGGCCCTGTTCTACCATGAAGGCAAATTTCGCGCGGTGGACAACCGCTGTCCGCACATGGGCTTTCCGCTGACCGAAGGGAGCGTGGAAGACGGCATCCTCACCTGTCACTGGCATCACGCCAGATTCGAACTGTCCTGCGGCGACACGTTCGACCCGTGGGCCGACGACGTGCAGGCGTTCCCAATCGAGGAGCGCGACGGCGACGTCTACGTGAACATCGCACCGAAACGCGACGCACCACCGGAAGAACACTGGACGGGACGACTCGAAACCGGCCTCGAAGAGAATCTTCGGCTCGTGGTGGCGAAATCAGTTATCGGCCTCTCGAACGCGGACGTTCCGGATTCGGAACCGCTTCGAATCGGCGCGGCGTTCGGCACTCGGTATCGAGAACAGGGATGGAGTTCGGGCTTGACGATTCATTCCTGCATGGCGAACGTCCTCCCCGACCTCAGAGCTGACGACAGACAGCGGGCGCTCTACACCGGCCTGCGGCACGTGGCCTCTGACTGTCAGGGCGAATCACCGCGGTTCGACCAACCGTCGTTCGAGACGGAAGACGTCTCGGCAGACCGACTTAAAAAATGGTTCCGTGACTGCGTCGAGGTGCGTGACCGCGACGGTGCGGAGCGCTGCCTACAAACCGCGATTGCCACCCTCGAACCGGGGCAAGTCGCGGAAATTCTGTACACCGCGGCGACCGACCACCTCTATCTCGACGCCGGACACAGCTTCGATTTCGTCAACAAATCGCTCGAACTGCTAGACCACATCGGCTGGGAACACGCCGACACCGTTCTTCCGAGCGTCATCCCGCGCCTGACCGACGCCCAGCGGAGCGAAGAACTCTCTTCGTGGACGCAGCCGATTGATTTGGCTGAACTGCTGTTCGACCGTTTCGACCAACTCGGAAAGTTGGTCGATGCGGGCAATGAAAAAACGTGGAACGAACCGGAGAATTTCACGGAAATCCTCCTCTCCGACGACCCGCACGAAATTCTCGACGCGCTGAAAGACGCGATTCGGGCAGGGGCGACCTGCGAAGAGTTGGCGGACAGGGTTTCGTTTGCCTCCCTGATGCGGGTCGCCCAGTTCGGCACCGCGAACGAGTTCAGCGATTGGAACACCGTCCACCACACGCTCACCTACAACAACGCGGTTCAACAAGCCGCGAAACGCGCGAGTTCGATCGCGCTCTATCGCGGCGTCCTCGCGGGTGCGATGAGCGTCTACCTCGACCGATTCTTGAACACGCCGCCGACGCCCGTGCCGACCATCGACTCCTCGGACGCCAATCCCGAAGACCTTCGCGAAGAACTGCTGGAAACGTTCGACGAGGAGGGCAACGTCAACGCCGCCGGGGCAATCGTCGCGGAGCATTTCTCGGCGGGCGGCGACCCCGACGACTTGAAAGAAACCCTCGGTCGGGCACTCCTCCGCGAAGATGCCGGATTCCACACGTTACAGAACTTGGAAGCCTCGTTTGCGCAGTTCGACCTGCGAGAGGACGAGGAAGAGAAAGAATTGGCCCTGATTTCGCTGGCCCGCTACATGGGCGCGCACTTCCCGACGCGCCGGGAGGCGGAACAGACCTACGTCATCGCGGATAGGCTGAACCGGGGCGAAAAGATTCACGAGTCGAGCTGAGCGGGGTCGATTCGAGTGAGCGAATATTCGTTCCATAGTTCTTGTCGGGGGTCGTCATTTGGATCCACGGGAATGCGTGGAGAATCTACAAACAGATACCAGCACGGTCATCCAGTGTCCGTTTCATTTCGACAGGATTATCATTTTTGACTGAATCGAGTACCAACCCATGCCGAACGAGTCAGAATCCGACGTGAACGACCCGGCACAGTGGTGGAACGAGGTATACGAAAGCGAGACCACCCCTCCATGGGATATCGGTGAGCCACAGCCGGCCCTCGTGAACGCTGTCAGGAGTGACGGGCTATCAGGTCGCGTCCTCGACGTTGGATGTGGGACCGGAACGCACGCACTCTGGGTAGCAGCGGAGGGGCATACAGCCGTGGGCATAGACTTCTCCGAGAAGGGAATCGAACAAGCACGAGAGAGGGCCGAAGAACGGGGTCTCGACGCGACGTTTCGGGTCGCAGATGCACTTGACGTCTCCGACGACATCGGAACGTTCGACACCGTGCTGGACAGTGGTTTGTTTCACGCATTTCAGAACGAACAGCGCGGGGAGTACGCCCGTGAACTCGCAGGTATCGTCTCGATAGGAGGCCATGTGTTCCTCATCGGATTTGGTGCAGGTGCCCCGGAGGATGGAGGGCCGAATCCTCTCACTCCTGACGACGTATCTTCCGCATTCGCCCGGAAATGGAGCGTCTTGGAAACGAAGGAAGTGGCGTTCGAGACGCGCGAGACCTCGTTCCCCGGTTTACTCTCGGTTATCGAACGAGTCTGAGCGTTGGTGACCAGCACACGATTCTAATCTATCGATGTATTGAGCCACTCCATTTTAGACCAAATTCCGACCGTCTCTAACAGTCTCCCCGATATTCATCATGCAGTTCGTATCATCTGCCGAGATTTCCAACAGTACCAAAAATCCATATCCGCAACTCATTTTACATGCGTCCTCGTCCATGAGGACAGGTAATACAATTGTAGTTGTATTATTCCAATTTAATTGGGCAACCTTTATACACACACGACCAGACACCACATATTGCGGCTAAAATATCGACACCCCACATAGAGGGGTTCAAGCTGGAGGCCCACGTAGTGACAACTATGAACTGCCCGGACTGCGGGAACGAGCGCACGCGAGTCATCGACACGGAAACGAGCGCCGACGGAACGTCGGTGCGGCGACGGCGCGAGTGTCAACGCTGTTCGTTCCGGTTTACCTCCTACGAGCGTCCGGAATGGGACTCCCTCCAAGTCAAGAAACGCGATGGACGCATCGAATCATTCGATTCCGAGAAACTGCGCGCAGGAATCGACCACGCCGTCGAGAAGCGCCACGTACCCGAAGAGAATGTGACGAATCTGGTCGAAGCGGTCGAATCCGACTTGCAATCTCGTGAGACTCGAATCGTCTCGTCCAGTCTGGTCGGCGACCTCGTCTCCGAGCGATTGCGCGAGCTAGACCAAGTGGCGTACATCCGATTCGTCTCGGTGTACAAGGCCTTCTCCGAACCGGAGGAGTTCCTCCGCGAACTCGACGCGGTTCTCGATTCCGAACTCGATGCATCCAGTTCAATCGATTCGACCGATTTGACCGAATCAGCCGATTTAACCGACCAATCCGATACAACATGAGCCAACACGCTACCGCAACGACCACCGAAGACGTCCGGTCGATTCTCGACCGGGCACGCACGGGCGACGAAACGATTCTCTCCGACGACGAGCGCGACGACCTCTGCACCGAAATCGAGCGCACCCTCTACGACGGCGCATCGACCGACGAGGTCTATCGAGCGATTCTTCAGGCGCTCACCGCACGAGTCGAACGCGAACCCGCGTTCAAAACCATCGCGGCGGGCGTCTTCCGCCAGCGATACTACCGCGAAATTGTCGGCGACGACCTGACGGGCTACGAACTCGACCGCGAGTACCGCGCCACTTTCGTCGCCAATCTCGAACGTGCGGTCGAAATCAATCTACTCGATAGCCGACTCGTCGAGCGATTCGACCTCGAAAACCTCGCGGAGTACCTCGAACCGAACCGCGACGAGAAGTTCGAGTACATGGCGATGGAGACGCTCTATCAGCGATACTTCCTCAAAACCGAAGAGAACGGCGAGCATCTCGAACTGCCACAGGCGTTCTGGATGCGCGTTGCGATGGGACTCGCAATCGAAGAGGACGACCCGCAAAAACGGGCCAAGGAGTTCTACGACGTGCTTTCGAAACTGGAGTTCACGCCCTCGACGCCGACGCTGTTCCACAGCGGTTCGACCCACCCACAGCTCTCCTCCTGTTATCTGACGACGGTACAGGATGATTTGGAACACATCTTCGACTCCTACAAACACCACGCACAGCTTTCGAAGTGGAGCGGCGGCCTCGGCAACGACTGGACGAACCTCCGCGCTGGCGGCGCGCTCATCCAATCCACGGGCGTCGAATCGACCGGCGTCGTGCCCTTTCTCCGCATCAGCAACGACGTAACGGCGGCCATCAACCGCTCCGGCAAACGTCGCGGCGCATCCTGTGGCTACCTCGCCTGCTGGCACATGGATTTCCCCGCGTTCATCGACCTGAAGCGCAACACGGGCGACGAGCGTCGGCGCACGCCGGACATGAACACGGCGGCGTGGATTCCTGACCTGTTCATGAAGCGCGTCGAAAACGAAGAGAAGTGGACGCTGTTCAGTCCCGACGAGGTGCCCGACCTCCACGACCTGTCGGGTGAAGCGTTCGAAGAGCGATATCTCGAATACGAACAGCAGGCCGAGGATGGGCAATTCCGCCAATACGAACGAGTTGACGCCCAAGACCTCTGGCGCAAGATGCTCACCCGACTGTTCGAAACGGGCCATCCGTGGATAACGTTCAAAGACCCGTGCAACGTTCGCTCGCCGCAAGACCACGCCGGGACGGTTCACTCCTCGAACCTCTGTACCGAGATTACCCTAAACACGAGCGAGGACGAACACGCCGTCTGTAATCTGGGAAGTGTGAACTTCGCCACGCACGTTTCGGAAGGTGAGAGCGCGGAACGGAGTTCCGCGGAAACCGAGCGGGCGGACTCGCCCGCGAGGCTCGACCGTGACCATCTCGCGGAAACCATCGAAACCGCGATGCGGATGCTGGACAACGTGGTTGACCTCTGTTTCTATCCGACCGACCAAGCCGAATATTCGAACATGCAACACCGACCGGTCGGACTCGGCACGATGGGCTTCCACGACGCGCTGATGGAACTGGAGATACCGATGAACTCCGAGGAGGCAATCGAGAAGTCGAACCGCTGGCAGGAGTTCGTCTCCTATCACGCGATTTTGAACTCCTCGAAACTCGCC
The nucleotide sequence above comes from Haladaptatus cibarius D43. Encoded proteins:
- the nrdR gene encoding transcriptional regulator NrdR → MNCPDCGNERTRVIDTETSADGTSVRRRRECQRCSFRFTSYERPEWDSLQVKKRDGRIESFDSEKLRAGIDHAVEKRHVPEENVTNLVEAVESDLQSRETRIVSSSLVGDLVSERLRELDQVAYIRFVSVYKAFSEPEEFLRELDAVLDSELDASSSIDSTDLTESADLTDQSDTT
- the hemG gene encoding protoporphyrinogen oxidase — encoded protein: MSQRPIQAMTVGIVGGGITGLALAHHLEKANVEYVVFESAAEPGGVIRSGRVDGYLLEWGPQRLRRTEPVDELITDLGMDDEVIEAGETKLFVYANGKLRRAPFSIEEFGTTDLLSWRGKLDVLKERETDPADPDETAAELFIRKFGEEAYRNLIGPLFGGIYGSEPEEMPVKHALSGVLLMEQKYGDLLTPVLKRAMAGGTSAPAISFEDGVQRLPEALYDAHAENVHLETAVTEIRKSDDGYLLETDAEEFAVDEIVLTTAAEVSADLLDGLADSADALARLNYNPLALVHLRADCDHDGFGYQVRHDEGLDTLGVSWNASMFDREGVYTVFLGGMKNPELLEESEKTLGEIARTEFNDVMDADADVVSVARLGRGFPAYDTSWDALDEFETPDGIHLATNYTARMGVPSRIREAKKVAAALAESRATRPAGRK
- a CDS encoding heavy-metal-associated domain-containing protein; the encoded protein is MTTTIQVDGMNCGHCEQSVVDALEDLSGVSDASADHEAGTATVEGDADTNELVSVVEDAGYDASA
- a CDS encoding winged helix-turn-helix transcriptional regulator, with the translated sequence MSSTSADHEKSVCCVVESFEQIGSQWRLVVLHDLQDGEKRFNELKRSTGASSRTLSRVLDDLGEMGFVSRRTEADAPIATYYSLSDKGHSLAPVFDEIGTWADEWL
- a CDS encoding class I SAM-dependent methyltransferase, translated to MPNESESDVNDPAQWWNEVYESETTPPWDIGEPQPALVNAVRSDGLSGRVLDVGCGTGTHALWVAAEGHTAVGIDFSEKGIEQARERAEERGLDATFRVADALDVSDDIGTFDTVLDSGLFHAFQNEQRGEYARELAGIVSIGGHVFLIGFGAGAPEDGGPNPLTPDDVSSAFARKWSVLETKEVAFETRETSFPGLLSVIERV
- the hemE gene encoding uroporphyrinogen decarboxylase; the protein is MSDLLVRAARGERTERPPVWLMRQAGRYIPEYRDIREQYSFKEAIKNPEVAERITLLPWELFEPDGLVMFSDILTVLEPLGFDYHIESGVGPVVSNPVTSPDDVPTESGDVTTEIDYVGKLLTRLQDSVGDQTSIIGFAGGPYTLASYVVGDEPTSRKPIRRFRANHPDAFRDLLEAFTDVVCEYVEYQVEHGADVVQVFDTWAGVLTPDDYREFVLPLHQRIFDAIDVPSIVFARHPGGKLDLLQESGADVVGLDWTIDMADAREKLGDTPVQGNLDPSYLLGDPELVREKTHEVIERAGDSGHILNLGHGIDRTTPVENAKAFVDAAKEVER
- a CDS encoding AsnC family transcriptional regulator, with the translated sequence MRQLDDTDREIIRLLVEDARRPYNEIAETVGLSPPTVSDRVERLQEIEVIRRFTADLNHDILSDGLSLLVTVNAKPGHVGGIRESLASFDGVEHVFVTADAHIVCKANLQEQAIETLLSNAIGEEAVREYDVQLLVDDEWNPQPGTIDFAPDCVECGNTVTEEGESTRIEGELYHFCCSSCKAQFSDRYERLQEGATN
- the hemH gene encoding ferrochelatase, which translates into the protein MTTGVVVLNFGEPAKPTRENVLGYLERIFMNNADLEGDTTEEEARERSRELAERRVSSLIEEYEEIGGSPLDPQAKAQADALQAELDERNLDAKTYVGMQFTEPFIADAVEQAHEDGVDELVGLPIYPLCGASTTVASLEEMTDAVAELDWDVPVHEVTGWHKHPTYNRIRAGNIQQYADEQGLDLGDEDTELVFSAHGTPTHYLDEGSRYDTYVDEFCTVMASELGVESYSLGFQNHGNRRIPWTEPEVEDVVTEVDAERVVIEPISFMHEQSETLSELDDELREEAEEVGLDFYRVPVPHDDERFSGVLADLVEPFVADFDPSYYQFRQCQCKDTPGTMCLNAPFKQ
- a CDS encoding Rieske (2Fe-2S) protein, producing MATDETSDSGEPGTDQSFVRVADADELREEGRLLVNRNGKSLALFYHEGKFRAVDNRCPHMGFPLTEGSVEDGILTCHWHHARFELSCGDTFDPWADDVQAFPIEERDGDVYVNIAPKRDAPPEEHWTGRLETGLEENLRLVVAKSVIGLSNADVPDSEPLRIGAAFGTRYREQGWSSGLTIHSCMANVLPDLRADDRQRALYTGLRHVASDCQGESPRFDQPSFETEDVSADRLKKWFRDCVEVRDRDGAERCLQTAIATLEPGQVAEILYTAATDHLYLDAGHSFDFVNKSLELLDHIGWEHADTVLPSVIPRLTDAQRSEELSSWTQPIDLAELLFDRFDQLGKLVDAGNEKTWNEPENFTEILLSDDPHEILDALKDAIRAGATCEELADRVSFASLMRVAQFGTANEFSDWNTVHHTLTYNNAVQQAAKRASSIALYRGVLAGAMSVYLDRFLNTPPTPVPTIDSSDANPEDLREELLETFDEEGNVNAAGAIVAEHFSAGGDPDDLKETLGRALLREDAGFHTLQNLEASFAQFDLREDEEEKELALISLARYMGAHFPTRREAEQTYVIADRLNRGEKIHESS